One segment of Pasteurella skyensis DNA contains the following:
- a CDS encoding single-stranded DNA-binding protein: MAGVNKVIIVGNLGNDPDMRTMPNGEAVANLSVATSESWTDRNTGERREVTEWHRIVFFRRQAEVAGEYLRKGSKVYVEGKLKTRKWQDQTGQDRYTTEIVGDVLQMLDSRGGQAGGFAPQAQQGGYSAPQQQNSFSSAPKPSTPSQAAPQQSAPPMDNFDDDIPF; the protein is encoded by the coding sequence ATGGCTGGTGTAAATAAAGTAATTATTGTTGGTAATCTTGGAAATGATCCAGATATGAGAACAATGCCAAATGGTGAAGCGGTAGCAAATTTAAGTGTAGCGACATCAGAAAGTTGGACAGATCGTAATACAGGCGAACGTCGTGAAGTGACTGAATGGCATAGAATTGTATTCTTCCGTCGTCAAGCAGAAGTCGCAGGTGAATATTTGCGTAAAGGTTCAAAAGTGTATGTTGAAGGGAAATTAAAAACCCGCAAATGGCAAGATCAAACTGGGCAAGATCGCTATACAACTGAAATTGTAGGTGATGTATTACAAATGCTAGATAGTCGTGGTGGTCAAGCTGGAGGCTTTGCTCCTCAAGCACAACAAGGTGGTTACTCAGCACCACAACAGCAAAACAGTTTTAGTTCTGCCCCAAAACCATCAACACCATCTCAAGCAGCACCACAACAATCTGCTCCACCGATGGATAATTTTGATGATGATATTCCGTTTTAA
- the rluB gene encoding 23S rRNA pseudouridine(2605) synthase RluB, whose product MKDLQKKTTKRPLRTTAKPAVKRTDTQVEQKSEDKKVKVEGEKLQKILARAGRGSRRELEKVIEQGRVSVDGKIAKLGDRVQLNSGTKIRIDGHLVYLKTTQKEVCRVLMYYKPEGELCTRSDPEGRATVFDRLPRLTGARWIAVGRLDVNTSGLLLFTTDGELANRLMHPSQEVEREYSVRVFGNVDEAMLQRLRKGVQLEDGMANFKQIKAMGGAGINQWFDVTLTEGRNREVRRLWESQEVQVSRLIRIRYGNIKLAKGLPRGGWEEMDLQQVNYLRELVGLAPETETKIDVTKNRRRTNIRQIRKSVKQHQKYRK is encoded by the coding sequence ATGAAAGATTTGCAAAAAAAGACAACAAAACGACCGCTTAGAACAACCGCAAAACCAGCAGTAAAAAGAACGGATACTCAAGTAGAGCAGAAAAGTGAAGATAAAAAAGTAAAAGTGGAAGGGGAAAAACTACAAAAGATCTTGGCGAGAGCAGGTCGAGGATCTCGTCGTGAATTAGAGAAAGTCATTGAGCAAGGGCGAGTGAGTGTCGATGGAAAAATTGCCAAACTAGGTGATCGAGTGCAACTGAATAGTGGCACTAAAATTCGTATTGACGGACACCTTGTTTATCTTAAAACAACACAAAAAGAAGTGTGTCGAGTGTTAATGTATTACAAACCAGAAGGTGAACTTTGTACTCGTTCTGATCCTGAAGGTCGAGCGACCGTATTTGACCGTTTACCTCGTTTAACAGGTGCAAGATGGATTGCTGTTGGACGTTTAGATGTAAACACATCGGGGTTATTACTTTTCACAACCGATGGAGAATTAGCGAATCGTTTAATGCACCCAAGCCAAGAGGTTGAGAGAGAATATTCGGTGCGAGTGTTTGGTAATGTTGATGAGGCAATGCTACAACGTCTACGTAAAGGTGTACAGCTTGAAGATGGAATGGCAAATTTTAAACAGATTAAAGCAATGGGTGGTGCAGGAATTAACCAATGGTTTGATGTTACCTTAACGGAAGGGCGTAATCGAGAAGTGCGTCGTTTATGGGAATCTCAAGAGGTACAAGTCAGTCGCTTAATCAGAATTCGTTACGGAAACATTAAATTGGCAAAAGGTTTGCCTCGTGGTGGCTGGGAAGAGATGGATCTACAACAAGTAAATTATTTACGTGAACTTGTAGGTTTAGCTCCTGAAACAGAAACTAAAATTGATGTGACTAAAAACCGTAGAAGAACCAATATCCGTCAAATTAGAAAATCGGTTAAACAGCATCAGAAATATAGAAAATAA
- a CDS encoding L-threonylcarbamoyladenylate synthase, whose protein sequence is MSQFFYIHPDNPQQRLINQAVEIIKQGGVVVYPTDSGYALGCGIGEKRAIDKIVEIRKLPLNHNFTLVCNDLSELSNYALVTNVSYRLIKNNVPNPYTFILPATKEVPRRLWTKRKTIGIRVPKNNIALALLQTLGEPILSCSLMLPDENVTQSDPDEIRNYLERRVELIIHGGYLGQTPTTVIDLTEDTPVIIREGTGDLTPFLA, encoded by the coding sequence ATGAGTCAGTTTTTTTATATCCATCCAGATAATCCACAACAACGTTTAATTAATCAAGCAGTTGAAATTATTAAGCAAGGTGGGGTTGTGGTATATCCAACAGATTCTGGCTATGCATTAGGTTGTGGAATTGGTGAAAAACGTGCAATTGATAAAATTGTAGAAATTCGCAAGTTACCCCTTAATCATAATTTTACTTTGGTATGTAATGATTTATCAGAGCTGTCAAATTATGCGTTAGTCACCAATGTATCTTATCGTTTAATTAAAAATAATGTACCGAATCCTTACACTTTTATTCTCCCTGCAACAAAAGAAGTTCCTCGCCGTTTATGGACAAAGCGTAAAACTATTGGTATTCGAGTACCAAAAAATAATATTGCGTTAGCATTATTGCAAACCTTAGGTGAGCCAATTTTATCGTGTTCATTAATGTTACCAGATGAAAATGTGACTCAGTCTGATCCTGATGAGATCAGAAATTATTTAGAACGACGTGTTGAATTGATTATTCACGGTGGTTATTTAGGGCAAACGCCAACCACAGTGATCGACTTAACAGAAGACACACCAGTGATTATTCGTGAAGGAACAGGCGATTTAACGCCTTTCTTAGCATAA
- the rnm gene encoding RNase RNM encodes MVYDLHSHSTASDGLLTPTELVNRAVEKGIDVLALTDHDTIAGLVEARQATQTLPIQLISGVEISVVWQNKNIHLSALNFDENNQKLVNLLQNQTALREQRAIQIAEKLAKVGILNAYEGAKALAEGEITRAHYARFLVEIEAVKSMEKAFKKYLGQGKSAYVKPMWCSMEDAIDTVHQAGGVINIAHPLRYKLTARWIKRLITAFKEAGGDGIEVAGCGQSKDQRQLLARWAEEFELYASVGSDFHFPTQWLDLGKDLSLPTNCKPIWELWERAS; translated from the coding sequence ATGGTTTATGATTTACATAGTCACAGCACAGCTTCAGATGGATTATTGACACCAACAGAATTAGTTAACCGAGCAGTTGAAAAAGGTATTGATGTACTTGCTTTAACTGATCACGATACGATCGCAGGATTAGTAGAAGCAAGGCAAGCGACACAAACACTGCCTATTCAGCTTATTTCTGGAGTAGAAATTTCTGTAGTATGGCAAAACAAAAATATTCATTTAAGTGCATTAAACTTTGATGAAAATAATCAAAAATTGGTAAATTTATTACAAAATCAGACCGCTTTAAGAGAGCAACGCGCCATTCAAATTGCAGAAAAGTTAGCAAAAGTGGGGATTCTTAATGCGTATGAAGGTGCGAAAGCATTGGCAGAGGGAGAAATAACACGGGCACATTATGCTCGTTTTTTAGTAGAGATTGAAGCGGTAAAAAGTATGGAAAAAGCCTTTAAAAAATATTTAGGGCAAGGAAAATCCGCTTATGTGAAGCCAATGTGGTGTTCAATGGAAGATGCGATAGATACTGTTCATCAGGCTGGCGGAGTTATAAATATTGCTCACCCACTGCGTTATAAATTAACGGCTCGCTGGATCAAGCGTTTGATCACTGCTTTTAAAGAAGCAGGCGGAGACGGTATTGAAGTGGCAGGTTGTGGACAGTCGAAGGATCAACGTCAACTTTTAGCACGCTGGGCAGAAGAATTTGAACTTTACGCTTCGGTGGGATCTGATTTTCACTTTCCAACTCAATGGCTCGATCTTGGAAAAGATCTTTCACTTCCAACAAATTGTAAGCCAATTTGGGAATTATGGGAACGTGCTTCCTAA
- the relA gene encoding GTP diphosphokinase, producing the protein MVAIRRSHLLDLSNFELANWGASLQMSPVTFEEIQIAWNYSQEKLDVEHYPLMWFGIEMVEILHSLNMDDESLVAAFLFPLVKYRIIDLIQVKDDFNDGITNLIQGVLEMDNLRQLNAGNSSDIQIDNIRRMLLAMVKDFRCMVIKLAERITYLRDTAQTEEDIVLAAKECSQIYAPLANRLGIGQLKWELEDYCFRSLHPSQYKQVAKMDLNERRLDREKYIADFISDLQSLFEEELENFQIYGRPKHIYSIWKKMQRKHLSFEQLFDVRAVRIIVSTLEDCYTALGIVHTNYQHLAEHFDDYISNPKPNGYQSLHTVVLGEGDKPIEVQIRTQQMHDDAELGVAAHWKYKEGTAAGRAGYEDKIVWLRKLLDWQNDIADSNDTISELRSQVFDDRVYVFTPRGEVIDLPKNATPLDFAYAIHSEVGHRCIGAKVAGRIVPFTYILKMGDQVEIITQKTPNPSRDWLNPNSGFIHTARARAKIVAFFKKQDRDKNIPIGKDLLEAEMAKFNFTQKQIEQYALPRYNLKQIEDLYAAIGSGDIRLTQLSHYLQTKLIKPTAEQENEAILKNVANKASNIAKAKSSDIIIDGVGNLMHTVARCCQPIPGDLIVGYITQGRGISIHKSDCEQLFELKSVNPERVVEAQWGTNDARGFGLTIRILANDRNGLLRDVSGVMANEKVKVLSVSSRTDVKTNLVTINIEIELTNVELLTKLLARLKQLDEIIEAKRLAG; encoded by the coding sequence ATGGTTGCGATTCGCCGCTCCCATTTACTTGATTTAAGTAATTTTGAATTAGCCAACTGGGGTGCTTCTTTGCAAATGTCTCCAGTGACTTTTGAAGAAATTCAGATTGCTTGGAATTATTCTCAAGAAAAATTAGATGTGGAACATTATCCATTGATGTGGTTCGGCATTGAAATGGTGGAAATCTTGCATAGCTTGAATATGGATGATGAAAGCCTTGTTGCAGCCTTTTTATTTCCTTTAGTTAAATATCGCATTATTGATTTAATCCAAGTTAAAGATGATTTTAATGATGGTATTACGAACCTTATTCAAGGTGTATTAGAAATGGATAATCTGCGCCAATTAAATGCAGGTAACTCCTCAGATATTCAAATTGATAATATCCGTCGTATGTTATTAGCCATGGTAAAAGACTTTCGATGTATGGTTATTAAACTGGCTGAGCGTATTACTTATTTACGAGATACAGCCCAAACGGAAGAAGACATTGTTTTAGCCGCAAAAGAGTGTTCACAAATTTATGCTCCTCTTGCCAATCGTTTAGGGATTGGACAGTTAAAATGGGAATTAGAGGACTATTGTTTTAGATCATTACATCCTAGCCAATATAAGCAAGTGGCTAAAATGGATCTTAACGAAAGACGTTTAGATCGTGAAAAATATATTGCTGATTTTATTTCAGATCTCCAAAGCCTGTTTGAGGAAGAGCTTGAAAACTTCCAAATTTATGGACGTCCAAAACATATTTACAGTATTTGGAAAAAAATGCAACGTAAGCATCTCTCTTTTGAACAACTTTTTGATGTCAGAGCAGTGCGAATTATTGTTTCTACTTTAGAAGATTGCTATACCGCATTGGGAATTGTACATACCAACTACCAACATTTAGCAGAGCATTTTGATGATTATATTTCAAATCCAAAACCGAATGGCTATCAATCATTACATACTGTTGTATTAGGTGAAGGTGATAAACCAATAGAAGTACAAATTCGAACGCAACAAATGCATGATGATGCAGAGTTAGGCGTTGCCGCTCATTGGAAATATAAAGAAGGTACAGCAGCAGGTAGAGCTGGCTACGAAGATAAAATTGTATGGCTACGTAAACTACTTGATTGGCAGAATGATATTGCAGATTCTAATGATACGATCAGCGAATTGCGTAGTCAGGTATTTGATGACAGAGTCTATGTGTTTACACCTCGTGGTGAGGTTATTGATCTACCTAAAAATGCAACACCGCTTGATTTTGCTTATGCGATACACAGTGAAGTAGGACATCGTTGCATTGGTGCAAAAGTTGCTGGACGCATTGTGCCTTTTACCTACATTCTGAAAATGGGGGATCAGGTTGAAATTATTACACAAAAGACACCAAATCCAAGTCGAGATTGGTTAAATCCAAATTCTGGCTTTATTCATACTGCTCGAGCGAGAGCCAAAATTGTGGCGTTCTTTAAAAAACAGGATCGAGATAAGAATATTCCAATTGGAAAAGATCTGCTAGAAGCGGAAATGGCAAAGTTTAATTTTACTCAAAAACAAATTGAGCAATATGCGTTGCCTCGTTACAACTTAAAACAGATTGAAGATCTCTATGCTGCCATTGGTAGTGGTGATATCCGCCTTACTCAATTAAGCCATTATTTACAAACAAAATTAATTAAGCCAACTGCAGAACAAGAGAATGAGGCAATTCTTAAAAATGTTGCTAATAAAGCGTCCAATATTGCCAAAGCAAAAAGTAGCGATATTATTATTGATGGCGTTGGCAATTTAATGCATACCGTTGCACGCTGTTGTCAACCTATTCCAGGAGATTTGATAGTGGGTTATATTACTCAAGGACGAGGTATTTCTATTCATAAATCAGATTGTGAACAATTGTTTGAATTAAAAAGTGTTAATCCTGAACGTGTTGTTGAGGCGCAATGGGGAACAAATGATGCTCGTGGTTTTGGTTTGACCATTCGAATCCTAGCGAATGATCGTAATGGATTATTACGAGATGTAAGTGGTGTAATGGCGAATGAGAAAGTAAAAGTATTAAGTGTTTCTAGTCGAACAGATGTGAAAACAAATTTAGTAACCATCAACATTGAAATTGAGCTGACTAATGTAGAATTATTGACTAAATTATTAGCCCGACTTAAGCAACTTGATGAAATAATCGAAGCAAAGCGCTTAGCAGGTTAA
- a CDS encoding UbiX family flavin prenyltransferase: MKNSKNLITSNRLSERLVIAITGASGAIYAIRMLEVLKSTEVETHLIISNAAKQTIAAETNYSLTEIKALADKVYDIRDIGAAISSGSFRTRGMIILPCSMKTLSGVANSYTDDLITRAADVILKERKPLVLCVRETPLHLGHLRLMTQVTEMGGQIVPLMPAFYHQPKTVADIVDQGVNRLLDQFDIYLGDELFTRWGSE; encoded by the coding sequence ATGAAAAATAGTAAAAACTTAATAACATCTAACCGCTTATCTGAGCGTTTAGTTATTGCTATAACAGGTGCGAGTGGTGCAATTTATGCTATTCGTATGTTAGAAGTATTAAAATCAACAGAAGTTGAAACACATCTTATTATTAGTAATGCAGCAAAGCAGACTATTGCGGCAGAAACCAATTATTCTCTAACAGAAATTAAAGCTTTGGCAGATAAAGTGTATGATATTAGAGATATTGGTGCTGCCATTTCATCAGGTTCATTTCGAACGAGAGGAATGATTATTTTACCTTGTTCGATGAAAACCCTGTCAGGGGTGGCAAATAGCTATACAGATGATTTGATTACTCGTGCTGCTGACGTTATTTTAAAAGAGCGTAAACCGTTAGTACTTTGTGTACGAGAGACGCCATTACACTTAGGGCATTTACGTTTGATGACTCAAGTCACAGAGATGGGTGGGCAAATTGTGCCATTAATGCCAGCATTTTATCATCAGCCTAAAACGGTTGCTGATATTGTTGATCAAGGTGTTAATCGTTTGCTTGATCAATTTGATATTTATCTTGGGGATGAATTATTTACACGTTGGGGAAGTGAGTAA
- a CDS encoding CvpA family protein, protein MIDYIIIGIIVFSALVSLWRGFIREVMSLAGWVLAFFVASYFYPYLSVYLMQVDSIYLQQSEYLRNGIAATALLIGTLIVMSVVNALLGKLVEKTGLSGTDRVLGIVFGGLRGVLIIAALLFFLDSFTQANQTQWWKESQLIPHFGFIVKWFFEQLQANSSLLK, encoded by the coding sequence ATGATTGATTATATTATTATCGGAATTATTGTTTTTTCGGCACTTGTTAGTTTATGGCGAGGGTTTATAAGAGAAGTAATGTCTCTTGCTGGTTGGGTACTCGCTTTTTTTGTAGCAAGTTATTTTTATCCTTATTTAAGTGTTTATTTGATGCAAGTAGATTCTATTTATCTACAACAATCTGAGTATTTACGTAATGGTATTGCCGCAACAGCCTTACTAATTGGAACATTAATTGTGATGAGTGTGGTTAACGCATTGTTGGGTAAGTTAGTAGAAAAAACAGGCTTAAGTGGTACAGATCGAGTCTTAGGTATTGTTTTTGGCGGATTACGAGGCGTGTTGATTATTGCGGCCTTGCTCTTCTTCTTAGATAGTTTTACTCAAGCGAATCAAACACAATGGTGGAAAGAATCTCAATTGATTCCTCATTTTGGCTTTATTGTAAAATGGTTTTTTGAACAGCTACAAGCTAATTCAAGTTTGTTGAAATAA
- the rnhA gene encoding ribonuclease HI: MKRVEIFTDGSCLGNPGSGGIGVLLRYNQHEKKVTKGYFQTTNNRMELRAVIEALSLLKEPCQVILFSDSQYMKNGIQKWIFNWKKNDWKTSAKQPVKNKDLWIALEQQIKFHQIDWQWVKGHSGHRENEICDELAREGANNPTLEDIGYVAG; the protein is encoded by the coding sequence ATGAAAAGAGTGGAGATTTTTACTGATGGTTCTTGTTTAGGTAATCCTGGTAGTGGTGGTATAGGTGTTTTGTTACGCTATAATCAACACGAAAAAAAAGTGACTAAAGGTTATTTTCAAACAACCAATAATCGAATGGAATTGCGAGCAGTCATTGAAGCTTTAAGTTTATTAAAAGAACCGTGCCAAGTCATTTTATTTAGTGACAGTCAGTATATGAAAAATGGGATTCAAAAATGGATTTTTAATTGGAAAAAAAATGATTGGAAAACCAGTGCGAAGCAACCAGTTAAGAATAAAGATTTATGGATAGCTTTGGAACAGCAGATAAAATTTCATCAAATTGATTGGCAGTGGGTAAAAGGACATTCGGGTCATCGTGAAAATGAAATTTGTGATGAGCTAGCTAGAGAAGGAGCAAATAATCCAACCTTAGAGGATATTGGATATGTTGCTGGATAA
- a CDS encoding DedA family protein: protein MEFLIDFFSGYGYWAVFFVLLACGFGLPIPEDVTLVSGGVISGLGYTNVHWMLVVSMVGVLVGDSTMYWLGRIYGKKILRFRFIKPLIRRGRLSAVRKMFDKYGNRLLFTARFLPGLRAVVYLVSGITNRVNYLQFVFVDFCAAIISVPIWVYLGNFGASNLDWVEAQMHKGQAVVYVILVAVILFVAWKIYKRRKKKSAKIKHSTESCDKVK from the coding sequence ATGGAATTTTTAATTGATTTTTTTAGTGGTTATGGTTATTGGGCGGTATTTTTCGTATTGCTGGCTTGTGGATTTGGTTTACCTATTCCAGAAGATGTCACTTTGGTTTCAGGAGGCGTGATTTCTGGCTTGGGCTACACTAATGTGCATTGGATGTTAGTCGTGAGTATGGTTGGAGTGCTAGTAGGTGATAGCACAATGTACTGGCTAGGGCGTATTTATGGTAAGAAAATCTTACGTTTTCGATTTATTAAGCCATTAATTCGTCGTGGACGTTTGTCTGCGGTGAGGAAAATGTTTGATAAATATGGTAATCGTCTTTTATTTACCGCTCGCTTTTTACCTGGATTACGAGCCGTTGTTTACCTTGTTTCAGGGATCACGAATCGAGTAAATTATCTTCAGTTTGTTTTTGTTGATTTTTGTGCTGCTATTATTTCTGTGCCTATTTGGGTTTATTTAGGGAATTTTGGTGCTTCAAATTTAGATTGGGTTGAGGCTCAAATGCATAAAGGACAGGCGGTTGTTTATGTGATTTTAGTGGCGGTTATTTTATTTGTGGCGTGGAAAATTTATAAGAGACGTAAAAAGAAAAGTGCAAAAATCAAGCATAGCACAGAGAGCTGTGACAAGGTAAAATAA
- the purR gene encoding HTH-type transcriptional repressor PurR: MATIKDVAKLAGVSTTTVSHVINNTRFVAEKTTKLVWDAISELNYSPSAVARSLKVNTTKSIGMIVTTSESPFFAEIILAMERHCYEMGYSLFLCNTQNDPEKIQNHLDMLMTKRVDGILVMCSEYTENSLALLNKANIPMVVMDWGVRDHSSDLIADNSFLGGYLATQHLIQNGHKKIAVITGNLFKTVSKNRFQGFNKAMDEANLLIEPRWIQEGDFEPEGGFECMNNILDLEELPTAVFCFSDVMALGAISAINLRGLSVPQDISIIGYDNIHNSRFYAPPLTTMHQSKSRLSDRVLELLLERISSKETSHERQMLEFIPELVVRDSVQNLNKN; this comes from the coding sequence ATGGCGACAATCAAAGATGTAGCTAAATTAGCTGGAGTATCAACTACAACGGTTTCTCACGTTATTAATAACACACGCTTTGTAGCTGAAAAAACGACTAAATTAGTTTGGGATGCCATTTCTGAATTGAATTATTCTCCCAGTGCGGTTGCTCGTAGTCTAAAAGTGAATACGACGAAATCTATCGGAATGATAGTGACAACGAGTGAATCGCCTTTTTTTGCAGAGATTATTTTAGCAATGGAACGTCATTGCTACGAAATGGGTTATTCACTTTTTTTATGTAATACGCAAAATGATCCTGAAAAAATTCAAAACCATTTGGATATGTTGATGACCAAACGTGTTGATGGTATTTTGGTTATGTGTAGTGAATATACTGAAAATTCTCTTGCGTTGTTAAATAAAGCGAATATTCCTATGGTAGTAATGGACTGGGGAGTAAGGGATCATAGTAGTGATCTTATTGCAGACAACAGTTTTTTAGGTGGTTATTTAGCGACTCAGCATTTGATTCAGAATGGGCATAAAAAAATTGCGGTAATAACAGGAAATTTATTTAAAACAGTGTCTAAAAATCGTTTTCAAGGTTTTAATAAGGCAATGGATGAAGCAAATTTATTAATTGAGCCACGATGGATTCAAGAAGGGGATTTTGAACCAGAAGGTGGTTTTGAATGTATGAATAATATTCTTGATTTAGAAGAATTACCAACTGCAGTGTTTTGTTTTAGCGATGTAATGGCATTAGGGGCAATTTCAGCGATTAATCTTAGAGGATTATCTGTTCCGCAGGATATTTCAATTATTGGTTATGATAATATTCACAATTCTCGTTTTTACGCACCTCCTTTAACAACGATGCATCAATCGAAATCACGACTTTCAGATAGGGTATTGGAGTTATTGTTAGAACGAATTTCTTCAAAAGAAACAAGTCACGAGCGACAGATGTTAGAATTTATACCTGAACTGGTAGTTCGTGATTCAGTACAGAATTTAAATAAAAATTAG
- a CDS encoding rhodanese-like domain-containing protein → MKTMKTFYLAVLSLIILGLTLPSVSVAKEKAVWIDVRTQQEWDNGHLKNAVLIPYNEIAAKIQTVVKDRKQLINLYCHSGRRAEVARKKLVQMGYTNARNRGRYDQLRQIMP, encoded by the coding sequence ATGAAGACAATGAAAACATTTTATTTGGCGGTGCTTTCCTTAATTATTTTGGGACTAACATTGCCTTCTGTTAGTGTTGCAAAAGAAAAAGCTGTGTGGATTGATGTGCGTACACAACAGGAGTGGGACAACGGACATCTCAAAAATGCTGTGTTAATTCCCTACAACGAAATCGCAGCAAAAATTCAGACAGTGGTTAAAGATCGGAAACAACTGATAAATTTGTATTGCCACTCTGGCAGACGGGCGGAAGTCGCTCGAAAAAAATTGGTACAAATGGGCTATACCAATGCTCGCAATCGTGGTAGATATGATCAACTTCGCCAAATAATGCCATAA